Proteins co-encoded in one Verrucomicrobiota bacterium genomic window:
- a CDS encoding response regulator, translating to MTAETDYYKVYKILYVDDETNSLKYFNRYFNTKFQVTTAETADEALEILAEAQGDYALVMSDQRMPGMQGVDFLAEVRREYPKIVRILTTAYADLESAMDSVNKGYVYRYVVKPWNLPELEMVLKQCFDYYRLLQERESLIYEKLSVNQRFLIANRVHCLGLVTAAQGGTWEFAELALADYVKDIPRGIEKACQEFAIDKSKDILRGGSMLQSEERAPLLHLARDLSTFIQEIKLGDKEEVDFSVWIKELQTTAKLQIDLDLADQLPSLSIGKACLETVLQDLSELVSKHGDGRAHLKGAVGQDPHLGNVVKLVLSCKSSSLWSSYNLIELYALLLKDEGWESGLKLFRAYLGVYAHGGVIHRVHDEEVCGVEMKIPLNIKDKARSTAKDAVDLLLATFAKWDARG from the coding sequence ATGACAGCAGAAACAGATTATTACAAAGTATATAAAATTCTTTACGTGGATGATGAGACAAATTCACTGAAGTACTTCAATAGGTATTTTAATACAAAATTTCAGGTGACTACAGCTGAGACTGCGGATGAAGCTTTGGAAATACTGGCCGAGGCTCAGGGGGACTATGCCTTAGTCATGTCGGATCAGCGTATGCCCGGAATGCAGGGGGTTGATTTTTTAGCAGAGGTTAGACGCGAGTATCCAAAGATTGTGAGAATTCTCACAACAGCATATGCGGATCTAGAGAGTGCCATGGACTCGGTGAATAAGGGCTATGTCTATCGTTATGTGGTGAAGCCTTGGAATCTACCCGAGCTGGAAATGGTGCTCAAGCAGTGTTTTGATTATTACAGACTTTTGCAGGAGAGAGAGTCGCTGATCTATGAGAAGCTCAGTGTCAATCAGCGCTTTTTGATCGCCAATCGTGTGCATTGTTTAGGCTTAGTCACGGCAGCCCAGGGTGGAACTTGGGAATTTGCTGAGTTAGCACTAGCTGATTATGTCAAAGATATTCCAAGGGGCATTGAAAAAGCTTGCCAAGAATTTGCCATAGATAAGAGCAAGGATATTTTACGAGGTGGAAGTATGTTGCAGAGCGAAGAAAGAGCTCCATTACTGCATTTGGCCAGGGACCTATCCACATTTATACAAGAAATAAAACTTGGTGATAAGGAAGAAGTGGATTTCTCTGTATGGATCAAGGAGCTTCAAACTACTGCCAAATTACAGATAGATTTAGATTTAGCCGATCAATTGCCCAGCTTATCCATAGGCAAAGCTTGCTTAGAAACGGTCTTGCAGGACTTGTCCGAACTCGTTAGCAAACACGGAGATGGTAGGGCACATTTGAAGGGAGCCGTTGGCCAAGACCCACATCTTGGTAATGTGGTGAAGCTTGTGCTTTCCTGTAAGAGTTCGAGTTTATGGAGTTCTTACAACCTTATAGAATTATACGCCTTGCTTCTCAAGGACGAAGGATGGGAGTCGGGTCTTAAGTTGTTTCGAGCCTATTTAGGAGTTTATGCCCATGGTGGGGTAATCCATCGGGTTCATGATGAAGAAGTGTGTGGTGTGGAAATGAAAATTCCCCTCAATATAAAGGATAAAGCCCGCTCAACGGCAAAAGATGCGGTCGATTTATTATTAGCGACTTTTGCGAAATGGGATGCTAGGGGTTAG
- a CDS encoding ATP-binding protein — MSVLIPWSLWETMILWLGTLFLYTVACLAHSQIINIEVSFFIFLTGLACVISTYLASKARLKDFLLRQQLNERNDELQRLDQQKTQFFSNISHELRTPLTLILSPIQDLLHKSEKLPDQVHKTLLLAMQNSLRLLKLINDLLEVTRLEQAEFKADFKRIEAGGMVKSLAHSIRHLAIAKEIKLQIEGAKEPLWILGDLSLLEKVFLNLFTNAIKFTKEGGVIYVRCRKDGEQVFFEVEDTGIGIPEKELPNIFDRFHQVDGSSTRKYQGVGIGLSLVRDLVHKHGGKIEVKSEEGKGTCFQICLKGAPAQTDEEAVTLSTQTSSIPKASQDPLLAAFKSADRFLVHHEESEALPEIGQGEFTLLVVDDEPDMRRFITSTVSEKYTIIQAADGVSGLELAKARRPHLILLDWMLPGMSGPEVCKKIKGDKETRGIKILMLTAKMDEESKIEGLNAGADDFLVKPFSTLELQSRVKNHLNTAALEADLRESNQELQQALDHLKATESQLIQSEKMNAMGNLSAGLLHEINNPLNFSLTALSFASQSLSSDDEMVREALDDIENGLGRVRDIVSDLRIFAYPDEKGSLEWVSMEEPIKSALRMLSHELNNVEFESQVCNDSIAYLCRQQITHVVINLISNSVKATKDTAAKRKPQIYLKVEKVEDEYLRLSVKDNGCGVSQETLKKVFNPFFTTREVGEGLGIGLSLCHTLVKNHKGTIDMRSKEGEWTEVIVTLPINPAEGKDDSRNRLLQSI; from the coding sequence ATGTCGGTATTAATTCCCTGGAGCCTTTGGGAAACCATGATTTTGTGGCTGGGAACCTTATTTCTATATACGGTAGCTTGTTTAGCTCACAGTCAAATAATCAATATAGAGGTTAGTTTCTTTATATTTTTAACCGGATTAGCGTGTGTTATTTCTACTTATTTAGCCTCTAAGGCGAGGCTTAAGGACTTTCTCTTAAGGCAACAGCTCAATGAGAGAAACGATGAATTACAGCGGCTCGATCAACAGAAGACGCAATTTTTCTCTAACATCAGTCACGAGCTGAGAACGCCGCTTACCTTGATCTTGTCTCCTATACAGGATCTGCTGCATAAGTCGGAAAAGTTACCTGACCAAGTGCATAAGACTCTTTTACTGGCCATGCAGAATTCATTGCGCCTATTAAAGCTCATCAATGATTTACTGGAGGTGACTCGGCTGGAGCAGGCAGAGTTCAAAGCGGACTTTAAAAGGATTGAGGCGGGAGGTATGGTGAAAAGCCTGGCCCATTCCATCAGGCACTTAGCGATTGCCAAAGAGATCAAGCTACAGATTGAGGGAGCAAAAGAACCGTTGTGGATTCTGGGAGATCTTAGCTTGCTGGAGAAAGTGTTTCTCAATCTCTTTACCAATGCCATTAAATTTACCAAGGAAGGGGGGGTAATTTATGTGCGTTGCAGAAAAGATGGAGAGCAAGTTTTTTTTGAAGTAGAGGATACGGGAATTGGTATTCCAGAAAAAGAGTTGCCTAATATTTTTGACCGGTTTCACCAGGTTGACGGCTCCTCTACCCGCAAGTATCAAGGCGTGGGGATAGGCTTATCTTTGGTTAGAGATCTCGTTCATAAACACGGTGGGAAAATAGAGGTGAAAAGCGAGGAGGGAAAAGGCACGTGTTTCCAAATTTGCTTGAAGGGAGCTCCTGCCCAGACCGATGAAGAAGCGGTCACCCTTTCCACTCAAACGTCGTCGATACCTAAAGCATCACAAGACCCATTATTGGCAGCGTTCAAGTCCGCTGACCGCTTTTTAGTGCATCATGAGGAAAGTGAGGCATTACCCGAAATTGGCCAAGGTGAGTTTACCCTACTAGTAGTGGATGATGAGCCCGACATGAGACGCTTTATTACTAGTACGGTAAGTGAAAAATACACAATTATTCAAGCTGCTGATGGGGTGTCCGGTTTAGAGCTCGCTAAAGCGCGCCGGCCACATTTGATTTTGCTGGATTGGATGTTGCCGGGCATGAGTGGACCTGAGGTTTGTAAAAAAATTAAGGGAGATAAGGAAACAAGAGGGATAAAAATCCTGATGCTGACGGCTAAGATGGACGAGGAATCCAAGATAGAAGGCTTGAATGCTGGAGCCGATGACTTTTTAGTGAAGCCTTTTAGTACTTTGGAGTTGCAAAGCCGGGTAAAAAACCATCTCAATACAGCAGCTTTGGAAGCGGATTTGAGAGAGAGTAATCAAGAACTCCAGCAGGCTTTAGATCATTTGAAGGCTACGGAGTCTCAGCTCATACAAAGCGAAAAGATGAATGCCATGGGCAATCTGTCTGCGGGCTTGCTACATGAGATCAATAACCCACTGAATTTTTCATTAACCGCTTTGAGTTTTGCTTCACAGTCGTTGTCGAGTGATGATGAGATGGTACGCGAAGCGTTGGATGATATCGAAAACGGGTTGGGAAGGGTGCGTGATATTGTCTCTGACTTGCGCATCTTTGCCTATCCCGATGAAAAAGGTTCTCTGGAATGGGTGTCTATGGAGGAACCCATCAAATCTGCTTTAAGAATGTTGTCGCACGAGTTAAACAATGTAGAGTTTGAGTCTCAGGTATGTAACGATTCCATAGCCTATCTTTGTAGGCAGCAAATTACACATGTAGTCATTAATTTAATATCAAACTCGGTGAAAGCTACCAAGGATACTGCTGCTAAACGGAAGCCACAAATCTATTTGAAAGTTGAGAAAGTGGAGGATGAATATTTGCGTCTTTCAGTTAAAGACAATGGTTGTGGTGTCAGTCAGGAAACCTTAAAGAAAGTCTTTAATCCCTTTTTTACGACTCGTGAAGTAGGGGAGGGCTTAGGGATCGGCTTAAGCCTTTGTCACACTTTGGTTAAGAATCATAAAGGAACAATCGATATGAGGAGCAAGGAAGGGGAATGGACTGAGGTCATAGTGACGCTCCCTATTAACCCCGCGGAAGGGAAAGATGACAGCAGAAACAGATTATTACAAAGTATATAA
- a CDS encoding LptF/LptG family permease, with product MKIITRYILFALIKPLIYSTIGLYFLMIIADLFGNADDFINTESSIFLIFKLYLVQFPRLAQLILPVSFLVSSLYVLANLSHHRETIAIQGAGISLARMAFPFFAVASLLGILLFCFFMDLAPSSESKRRVIENVIKGKESEDLVYHAVVYNNPESNTLWFLQTVNITTQTFTQGEILLRDAAGNDIKKLFVAQGTYRDEGFWDLAYVREINYDKNVERTSSDIIPQLNAEFLKDPPEKLVAVLRPPDQLSWPELHHFIYGPKEHANIRMAPYYTEHYYRLAYPLIPFVLALYAIALGVTHSRQNVGAVIMNCVFILLTLLIWQKVSLSLGKGYRIPPLVAGFSGVVFFGIIGLSLYAYRVGWLWNVSTFFTRPKSPKLANPS from the coding sequence ATGAAGATAATTACGCGCTATATCCTCTTTGCTCTGATCAAACCACTCATTTACAGTACCATTGGCCTTTACTTCTTGATGATTATTGCGGATCTATTCGGTAACGCGGATGACTTTATCAACACCGAATCCTCTATTTTTCTCATTTTTAAGCTCTATCTCGTGCAATTTCCTCGACTTGCTCAGCTCATTTTACCAGTCAGCTTCTTGGTCTCCAGCCTCTATGTCTTGGCCAATCTATCTCACCACCGTGAAACCATTGCCATCCAAGGGGCTGGCATCAGCTTGGCGCGTATGGCCTTTCCTTTTTTTGCCGTTGCATCACTACTGGGCATTTTGCTTTTTTGCTTCTTCATGGACTTAGCTCCTAGTAGTGAGTCCAAAAGGCGCGTGATTGAAAATGTTATTAAAGGAAAAGAAAGCGAGGACCTTGTTTACCACGCTGTTGTCTACAACAATCCGGAAAGCAATACACTTTGGTTTTTACAAACCGTTAACATCACCACTCAAACCTTCACCCAAGGTGAAATCCTCCTACGAGATGCCGCTGGAAATGATATCAAAAAACTGTTTGTCGCCCAGGGCACTTACCGAGACGAGGGTTTTTGGGACTTAGCCTATGTCAGAGAAATTAACTATGATAAAAATGTGGAAAGGACTAGTTCTGATATTATTCCGCAATTGAATGCAGAATTTCTTAAGGATCCCCCTGAGAAGCTTGTAGCCGTCTTGAGGCCACCCGACCAACTATCCTGGCCCGAGCTCCACCATTTTATTTACGGTCCCAAGGAGCATGCAAACATTCGTATGGCGCCCTATTACACAGAACATTATTACCGCCTTGCCTACCCCTTGATCCCATTTGTCCTCGCTTTATATGCTATTGCCCTAGGCGTCACTCACAGCAGGCAGAATGTAGGCGCTGTCATTATGAATTGCGTCTTTATTCTGTTGACTCTGCTTATTTGGCAAAAAGTATCACTCTCCCTGGGTAAGGGATATAGAATCCCACCTCTTGTCGCAGGATTCAGCGGGGTCGTTTTCTTCGGGATCATAGGCCTCAGCCTTTATGCCTACAGAGTTGGCTGGCTGTGGAACGTATCTACTTTTTTCACCAGACCAAAGAGCCCAAAACTGGCTAATCCATCCTAA
- a CDS encoding response regulator, with translation MIENKEPSRLPVVLYVDDELKSLKYFEKFFEKEFQVITASSAQEGMDILDDRGQQLAVLLVDQRMPMRPGVDLLAMARDKFPNITRIMTTAYTDIDSAVRAINEGQVFRYVTKPWDLELLKEILLLAVEENKTHQHKDLSVDERVDLAKRLVVADRVENLRRSAECVSWRLRNSIASISAFTKIMLIELEKGIEESDIKERRKAFLDLGRIANREIGEVTSFLKKLLLISQSGGDFNPQRLDSKMLVDGWIRTVRSEFDKKSINFIMSPDSEYPKIMGDDKLLMKSGNTLLKVMLKVIDPHTEISVKSSTTALKGQRGLVVRFRLAKGAVWADSDWKSLFDPFSKSSDYDNTLELLGAFFVTYQHGGEITVNRDFEDGCGLDFFLPLNNTEEVFAPFENDNFDRLWEQFTGSEKEKASEQS, from the coding sequence ATGATAGAGAATAAAGAGCCATCCAGGTTACCTGTTGTCTTATATGTAGATGACGAGCTGAAGTCGCTCAAGTATTTTGAGAAATTCTTTGAGAAGGAATTTCAGGTTATCACGGCCTCTTCTGCTCAGGAAGGGATGGATATCCTAGATGATCGCGGACAGCAGCTAGCGGTCCTATTGGTCGATCAACGCATGCCCATGAGACCCGGCGTCGACTTGCTGGCCATGGCAAGAGATAAATTTCCCAACATCACCAGGATCATGACCACGGCCTACACGGATATTGATTCCGCAGTTCGAGCTATTAATGAAGGGCAAGTCTTTCGTTATGTGACCAAGCCTTGGGATCTGGAGCTTTTAAAAGAGATTTTATTGCTTGCTGTAGAAGAAAACAAAACACACCAGCACAAAGATTTGTCGGTAGATGAGCGAGTCGATCTCGCAAAAAGACTCGTGGTTGCCGACCGTGTAGAAAATTTGAGAAGGAGTGCGGAGTGTGTGTCCTGGCGTTTAAGAAACTCTATAGCATCTATATCAGCCTTTACCAAGATCATGCTGATTGAGTTGGAAAAAGGTATTGAAGAGAGTGATATCAAGGAGCGAAGAAAAGCATTTCTAGATCTCGGAAGAATTGCCAATAGAGAAATCGGTGAGGTTACCAGTTTCCTGAAGAAACTGTTGTTGATTAGCCAAAGCGGAGGTGATTTTAATCCTCAACGATTGGACAGCAAGATGCTTGTTGACGGGTGGATCCGAACGGTTCGTTCGGAATTCGATAAGAAAAGCATTAATTTTATCATGAGCCCAGACTCGGAGTACCCAAAGATCATGGGTGATGATAAATTGCTCATGAAATCTGGTAACACGCTCCTTAAAGTCATGCTCAAGGTGATTGATCCTCATACAGAAATTTCTGTTAAGAGCTCGACAACAGCACTTAAAGGCCAGCGTGGGTTGGTGGTTCGCTTTCGCTTGGCAAAAGGAGCAGTTTGGGCTGATTCAGATTGGAAAAGCCTCTTTGACCCTTTTTCAAAAAGTTCTGATTACGATAATACTTTGGAGCTCCTTGGTGCTTTTTTTGTGACTTATCAACACGGGGGCGAGATCACCGTGAATAGAGACTTCGAGGATGGCTGTGGTTTGGATTTCTTTTTGCCCCTTAATAACACAGAAGAGGTCTTTGCTCCTTTTGAAAATGATAATTTTGATAGGCTTTGGGAGCAATTCACTGGTTCAGAAAAGGAAAAGGCTAGTGAGCAAAGTTGA
- the ffh gene encoding signal recognition particle protein, which produces MLTVLGEKLQGVFKHVRGYGKLTESNIADALKEVRLALLAADVNYGVARDFCNRVKEQALGEEFQKSIRPGDMFVKVVHDELINIFNNEGSSLSDRQQAKIAMCGLNGAGKTTTSAKLALYLKKKQRKSVLLVAADLSRPAAIEQLETLGQQIEVPVFSPEPGSSLKQHIQKALGEAKSRNVDVTLFDTAGRTEANDELLKELKEVMALIEPDECLLVADAAMGQQAAEVASRFREAAPISGLILSKFDGDARGGAALSLQTLTDCPIKFLGSGEKVEALEEFDPSRLVDRMLGMGDIVGLVEQAQDALDLEDAERLQEKLKRQQFDLQDFLDQMRQMKKLGPMQNILGMIPGMGNISGSFEEGTLVRTEAIICSMTKQERRRPEVLNARRRQRIALGSGTQVRDVNELLKRFKGMKKMMGKLTRGGNMEAKLKKMLGNLGGLT; this is translated from the coding sequence ATGCTGACAGTTCTAGGTGAAAAATTACAGGGCGTTTTTAAACATGTTCGGGGTTATGGTAAGTTAACGGAGTCCAATATTGCAGACGCTCTCAAAGAGGTACGCTTAGCTCTCTTGGCAGCCGACGTGAACTATGGCGTAGCGCGTGATTTTTGTAATCGTGTTAAAGAGCAGGCCTTGGGAGAGGAATTTCAAAAGAGCATTCGCCCGGGGGACATGTTTGTCAAGGTGGTCCATGACGAGCTGATCAATATCTTTAACAACGAAGGTAGCAGCTTATCCGACCGCCAACAGGCCAAGATAGCCATGTGCGGTCTCAACGGAGCTGGAAAAACAACCACCTCTGCCAAGCTGGCCTTGTACCTCAAGAAGAAACAGCGTAAATCCGTCTTACTGGTAGCAGCAGATCTTTCTCGGCCTGCTGCTATTGAGCAGCTTGAGACATTGGGGCAGCAAATTGAAGTGCCCGTTTTTTCTCCAGAGCCCGGGTCAAGTTTGAAGCAGCATATCCAAAAAGCTCTGGGGGAGGCTAAATCTCGAAATGTGGATGTGACTCTTTTTGATACTGCTGGCAGAACGGAGGCCAATGATGAACTCCTCAAAGAGCTCAAAGAGGTGATGGCTCTCATCGAACCCGATGAATGTTTATTGGTAGCGGATGCCGCTATGGGGCAACAGGCTGCCGAAGTTGCCTCCAGATTCCGGGAAGCAGCGCCTATTTCAGGACTTATTTTATCTAAATTTGATGGCGATGCCCGCGGAGGTGCTGCTCTGTCTTTACAGACATTGACCGACTGTCCGATTAAATTCCTAGGGTCCGGTGAAAAAGTTGAAGCTCTAGAGGAGTTTGATCCTTCAAGATTAGTAGACCGCATGCTGGGCATGGGAGATATTGTAGGGCTTGTAGAGCAAGCTCAAGATGCTCTCGATCTAGAGGATGCGGAGCGTCTGCAAGAGAAATTAAAGCGGCAGCAGTTCGATTTGCAGGATTTTCTGGATCAAATGCGTCAAATGAAGAAATTAGGCCCTATGCAAAATATACTTGGCATGATCCCAGGAATGGGTAACATTTCAGGTTCCTTTGAGGAGGGGACTCTAGTCCGAACAGAGGCGATCATATGCTCAATGACAAAGCAGGAGCGCCGAAGGCCTGAAGTCCTAAATGCTCGGAGGAGGCAACGAATTGCACTTGGCAGTGGCACCCAAGTTCGGGATGTGAATGAACTCCTGAAACGCTTCAAGGGAATGAAGAAGATGATGGGTAAGTTGACACGGGGTGGCAATATGGAAGCAAAATTAAAAAAGATGTTAGGAAATCTAGGTGGACTGACCTAG
- a CDS encoding SIS domain-containing protein encodes MLKPQEQLNELKEVVKASEKVLPKVEAFLPVLIKCLRSGNKLMACGNGGSATDSMHLVEELVGRYRGDRRSLPAVSLNGDASVLSCIANDWNFDHVYERQIEGLAKPGDILVGFTTSGNSVNIVKAFEKAKEMEVITLALMGKTGGRCKGLADYEIIIPSHNTARIQEMHTWLLHVMLECIEEEFLED; translated from the coding sequence ATGTTAAAACCTCAAGAACAACTGAACGAGCTCAAGGAAGTTGTTAAAGCTAGTGAAAAGGTCTTACCTAAGGTAGAGGCGTTTCTCCCTGTCCTGATCAAATGCCTGCGATCTGGGAATAAGCTAATGGCCTGTGGTAATGGAGGTAGTGCGACAGATTCCATGCATTTGGTGGAAGAGCTTGTAGGAAGGTATCGAGGGGATAGAAGGTCTCTTCCAGCGGTTTCCTTGAATGGGGATGCTTCGGTTCTCTCATGCATAGCGAATGACTGGAATTTTGATCATGTTTATGAGCGTCAGATCGAGGGCTTGGCTAAGCCGGGTGATATTTTGGTGGGTTTCACGACTTCGGGTAACTCAGTTAATATCGTAAAAGCTTTTGAAAAGGCCAAGGAAATGGAGGTTATTACCTTAGCCCTCATGGGCAAAACAGGTGGGCGCTGCAAGGGACTTGCCGATTACGAAATAATCATCCCCAGCCATAACACTGCGCGCATCCAGGAAATGCATACGTGGCTCTTGCATGTGATGTTAGAGTGCATAGAAGAAGAGTTTTTAGAGGATTGA